From Peromyscus maniculatus bairdii isolate BWxNUB_F1_BW_parent chromosome 8, HU_Pman_BW_mat_3.1, whole genome shotgun sequence, a single genomic window includes:
- the LOC102926191 gene encoding putative olfactory receptor 3A4 has translation MDLGASGNDSCVTTFVLLGLTETPALRPILFVIFLLAYVATVGGNVSILAAIFIEPKLHTPMYFFLGNLSVLDVGCISVTVPAMLKHFLSNDRHIPYGACLSQLFFFHLLAGTDCFLLTVMAYDRYVAICHPLTYSTHMSWSIQKASVCLSCVFSFSNALTQTVALSTLKFCGPNTINHFYCDLPQLFQLSCSSIHLNEQLLFVAAAFMGVVPLVLITVSYGHVAAAVLRIRSAEGRKKAFSTCSSHLTVVGIFYGTGVFSYMRLGSVEASDKDKGIGILNTVISPMLNPLIYSLRNPDVQGALRKVLTGR, from the coding sequence ATGGATCTGGGAGCCTCGGGAAATGATTCCTGTGTGACCACATTTGTCCTGCTGGGTCTCACTGAGACTCCAGCTCTGCGGCCCATCCTCTTTGTCATCTTCCTTCTTGCTTATGTAGCCACTGTCGGTGGTAATGTCAGCATCCTGGCTGCTATCTTTATTGAACCCAAGctccacacccccatgtacttcttcctgggGAACTTATCCGTGTTGGATGTTGGATGCATCAGTGTCACTGTTCCTGCCATGTTGAAGCATTTCCTGTCCAATGACAGACACATTCCCTATGGGGCCTGCCTCTCACAGCTCTTCTTCTTCCACCTCCTGGCTGGGacagactgcttcctgctgactgtcatggcctatgaccgctatgtggccatctgccaccCCCTCACCTACAGCACCCATATGAGCTGGAGCATTCAGAAGGCCTCAGTGTGCCTGTCATGTGTATTTTCCTTTAGCAATGCATTGACCCAAACTGTTGCCTTGTCTACCCTTAAATTCTGCGGCCCCAACACAATCAATCACTTCTACTGTGACCTCCCTCAGCTCTTCCAGCTGTCCTGTTCCAGCATCCATCTCAATGAGCAGCTGCTCTTTGTAGCAGCAGCCTTCATGGGTGTGGTCCCCTTGGTCCTCATCACAGTGTCGTATGGCCATGTGGCAGCTGCAGTTCTTCGTATCCGGTCTGCTGAGGGCAGGAAGAAAGCCTTCTCCACATGCAGCTCCCATCTCACTGTGGTGGGCATCTTCTATGGGACAGGTGTCTTCAGCTACATGAGGCTGGGTTCAGTGGAGGCTTCTGACAAGGACAAGGGCATTGGCATTCTCAATACTGTCATCAGTCCCATGCTGAACCCACTCATCTACAGCCTTCGGAACCCGGATGTGCAGGGTGCCCTACGAAAGGTGCTCACAGGGAGGTAG